One Natronomonas moolapensis 8.8.11 genomic region harbors:
- the gatB gene encoding Asp-tRNA(Asn)/Glu-tRNA(Gln) amidotransferase subunit GatB → MTAQTAEQRDLTAVIGLEVHVQLETETKIFCGCSTRSDGDEAPNTRTCPVCLGLPGALPVLNEGAVEAAVRVGKALGSELPEETRFHRKNYYYPDLPKNFQITQYDAPICGGGEIEFSVDGERRTVGIERAHLEEDPGSLAHAGGSIDTAEYTLIDYNRAGTPLMEIVTKPDFRSAAEARAFLAKLTEVLEYLGVFDTTRDGSLRVDANLSIVDATEVGAEGDIDAATLEAANRTEVKNISSHKGAEKALAYEETRQKNAIQRGREVEQETRHWDESRGITVSMRSKEAEKDYRYFREADLPPLRVADWTERIDIPELPDARRERFREAYGLDSESASKLTSTKQVADFYERVADRFDPTLAATWVADNLLGELNYRDMAITDVSERLDEFASLVELVDTDEISVKNAEEVVLRRMLDDGLAPGAVVEAEDLGKTDGESVAAAVGEAIEDNPEAVEDYHAGEEGALNYLVGQVMAATGGSADPGTVNELLRERLEP, encoded by the coding sequence ATGACCGCCCAGACCGCCGAGCAACGGGACCTCACCGCCGTCATCGGCCTCGAGGTCCACGTCCAACTCGAAACGGAGACGAAGATCTTCTGTGGCTGTTCGACGCGATCCGACGGCGACGAGGCGCCGAACACCCGGACCTGCCCCGTCTGTCTCGGGCTGCCGGGCGCGCTGCCGGTGCTCAACGAGGGGGCCGTCGAGGCAGCCGTCAGAGTCGGGAAGGCGCTCGGGTCGGAGCTCCCCGAGGAGACCCGGTTTCACCGGAAGAACTACTACTACCCGGACCTGCCGAAGAACTTCCAGATCACCCAGTACGACGCGCCGATCTGCGGCGGCGGCGAGATCGAGTTCTCCGTCGACGGCGAGCGCCGGACGGTCGGAATCGAGCGCGCCCACCTCGAGGAGGACCCGGGCAGTCTCGCCCACGCCGGCGGGTCGATCGACACCGCCGAGTACACGCTGATCGATTACAACCGCGCCGGGACGCCGCTCATGGAGATCGTCACGAAGCCGGACTTCCGGAGCGCCGCCGAGGCGCGGGCGTTCCTCGCGAAGCTGACGGAAGTACTCGAGTACCTCGGGGTCTTCGACACCACCAGGGACGGCAGCCTCCGCGTCGACGCCAACCTCTCTATCGTCGACGCGACCGAAGTCGGCGCCGAGGGCGACATCGACGCGGCGACGCTCGAAGCCGCCAACCGGACGGAAGTCAAGAACATCTCCAGTCACAAGGGCGCCGAGAAGGCGCTCGCCTACGAGGAGACCCGACAAAAAAACGCCATCCAGCGGGGCCGCGAGGTCGAACAGGAGACGCGACACTGGGACGAGTCCCGCGGCATCACCGTCTCGATGCGATCGAAGGAGGCCGAGAAGGACTACCGTTACTTCCGGGAGGCCGACCTCCCGCCGCTTCGGGTCGCCGACTGGACAGAGAGGATCGACATTCCGGAGCTTCCGGACGCCCGCCGGGAGCGTTTCCGCGAGGCCTACGGGCTCGATTCGGAGTCGGCCTCGAAGCTCACGTCGACGAAACAGGTCGCGGACTTCTACGAGCGGGTCGCTGACCGCTTCGATCCCACCCTCGCCGCGACGTGGGTCGCCGACAACCTGCTCGGCGAACTCAACTACCGCGACATGGCGATCACCGACGTCTCGGAGCGTCTCGACGAGTTCGCCAGCCTCGTCGAGTTGGTCGACACGGACGAAATCAGCGTCAAGAACGCCGAGGAGGTCGTCCTCCGGCGGATGCTCGACGACGGCCTCGCCCCCGGCGCGGTCGTCGAGGCCGAGGACCTCGGCAAGACGGACGGCGAGTCGGTCGCCGCGGCCGTCGGCGAGGCCATCGAGGACAACCCCGAGGCCGTCGAGGACTACCACGCCGGCGAGGAGGGCGCGTTGAACTACCTCGTCGGGCAGGTGATGGCGGCGACCGGCGGGTCGGCCGACCCCGGGACGGTCAACGAGCTGCTCCGGGAGCGACTGGAGCCGTGA
- a CDS encoding DNA topoisomerase I, with amino-acid sequence MELIVTEKDNAARRIAEILSDGSASTNRQFGVNVYRWGDTRCVGLSGHVVGVDFPPEYADWRDVQPVELVDADVVKMPTQENIVRTLQGLAADADRITIATDYDREGELIGKEAYELAREETDAPIDRVRFSSITENEVREAFSNPEALDFDLAAAGEARQVIDLLWGAALTRFLSLSAKQFGEDFISVGRVQSPALKLIVDREREIRAFDPDDYWELFADLLKDGDAFEAQYFYLEDGNEAERVWEEADATEAFEQLQGAREAIVESVRRRRRTDEPPEPFNTTQYISSASSVGLSAQKAMSVAEELYTAGYITYPRTDNTVYPDDLDPEALLDEFTDHYLFGDDADSLLSADAIEPTAGDEETTDHPPIHPTGEIPARDDLSEDEWEVYELVVRHFFATVADPAEWEHLKVVADANGCSLKANGKRLLEPGYHEVYPYRSTAENHVPDVDEGEILDVTEARIEAKQTQPPRRRGQSRLIEELESRSLGTKSTRHHTIEKLYDRGYIESDPPRPTKLAMAVVEAAEKFADRIVDEGMTAKLEADMNAIADGETDLEDVTDESRAILGRIFEELHDSREEIGEHLRESMKADRTLGPCPDCGESLLVRRSRQGSYFVGCDGFPECRYTLPLPNTGEPTVTDDTCDEHGLEHVKMLAGRNTFVHGCPQCKADEADETDDRIIGPCPECGGVETEPSENGTPEVSDAEGGGDLAIKRLRNGSRLVGCTRYPECEYSLPLPRRGEVEVTEETCDEHGLPHLLVVDDGEGEPWELGCPICNYAEYRERQAASEIEDLDGVGAKTAEKLAAAGIGSIDDLRGADAAAIADEVQGVSEDRLREWQAEVNAGAVAD; translated from the coding sequence GTGGAACTCATCGTCACCGAAAAGGACAATGCGGCGCGCCGGATCGCCGAGATCCTCTCCGACGGGAGCGCGTCGACGAACCGCCAGTTCGGGGTCAACGTCTATCGGTGGGGCGACACGCGATGTGTCGGGCTCTCCGGGCACGTCGTCGGCGTCGACTTCCCGCCCGAGTACGCCGACTGGCGCGACGTCCAGCCCGTCGAGTTGGTCGACGCCGACGTGGTCAAGATGCCGACCCAAGAGAACATCGTTCGGACGTTACAGGGGTTAGCCGCCGACGCGGACCGGATCACGATCGCGACCGACTACGACCGCGAGGGCGAGTTGATCGGCAAGGAGGCCTACGAACTCGCTCGCGAGGAGACCGACGCGCCGATCGACCGCGTCCGGTTCTCCTCGATCACCGAAAACGAGGTCCGGGAGGCGTTCTCGAACCCCGAGGCGTTGGACTTCGATCTGGCGGCCGCCGGCGAGGCCAGACAGGTGATCGACCTGCTCTGGGGGGCGGCGTTGACGCGGTTTCTCTCGCTGTCCGCAAAACAGTTCGGCGAGGACTTCATTTCCGTCGGCCGCGTCCAGTCGCCGGCGTTGAAGCTCATCGTCGACCGCGAACGCGAGATTCGGGCGTTCGATCCCGACGACTACTGGGAGCTGTTCGCCGACCTGCTGAAAGACGGTGACGCATTCGAGGCCCAGTACTTCTATCTCGAGGACGGCAACGAGGCCGAACGCGTCTGGGAGGAGGCCGACGCGACCGAGGCGTTCGAGCAGTTGCAGGGCGCCCGGGAGGCGATCGTCGAGTCGGTTCGGCGTCGGCGGCGAACCGACGAGCCGCCGGAGCCGTTCAACACGACCCAGTACATCAGTTCGGCGAGTTCGGTCGGGCTCTCGGCGCAGAAGGCGATGAGCGTCGCGGAGGAACTCTACACCGCGGGCTACATCACCTACCCCCGGACGGACAACACGGTCTACCCGGACGACCTCGACCCCGAGGCGCTCCTCGACGAGTTCACCGACCACTACCTGTTCGGCGACGACGCCGACTCGCTGCTCTCGGCGGACGCCATCGAGCCGACGGCGGGCGACGAGGAGACGACCGACCACCCCCCGATACACCCGACGGGCGAGATACCTGCGCGCGACGACCTCTCCGAGGACGAGTGGGAGGTGTACGAACTCGTCGTTCGGCACTTCTTCGCGACGGTCGCCGACCCCGCCGAGTGGGAGCATCTGAAAGTCGTCGCCGACGCCAACGGCTGCTCGCTGAAGGCCAACGGCAAGCGGCTTCTTGAGCCGGGCTATCACGAGGTGTACCCGTACCGTTCGACTGCCGAAAACCACGTTCCCGACGTCGACGAGGGCGAGATCCTCGACGTCACCGAGGCCCGCATCGAGGCCAAACAGACCCAACCGCCGCGCCGCCGTGGCCAATCGCGGCTGATCGAGGAACTCGAGTCCCGCAGCCTCGGGACGAAGTCGACGCGTCACCACACCATAGAGAAGCTCTACGATCGCGGCTACATCGAGAGCGACCCGCCGCGACCGACGAAACTCGCGATGGCCGTCGTCGAGGCCGCAGAGAAGTTCGCCGACCGGATCGTCGACGAGGGGATGACCGCGAAACTCGAGGCCGATATGAACGCCATCGCCGACGGTGAGACGGATCTCGAGGACGTGACAGACGAATCCAGGGCGATCCTCGGGCGCATCTTCGAGGAGCTCCACGACTCCCGCGAGGAGATCGGCGAGCATCTCAGGGAGTCGATGAAGGCCGATCGGACGCTCGGGCCGTGCCCCGACTGCGGCGAGAGCCTGCTCGTCCGGCGTTCGCGCCAGGGGTCGTACTTCGTCGGCTGCGACGGGTTCCCGGAGTGTCGCTACACGCTGCCGTTGCCGAACACGGGCGAACCGACGGTGACCGACGACACCTGCGACGAACACGGGCTCGAGCACGTGAAGATGCTCGCCGGGCGGAACACGTTCGTCCACGGCTGCCCGCAATGTAAAGCCGACGAGGCGGACGAGACCGACGACCGGATCATCGGTCCCTGCCCGGAGTGCGGCGGTGTGGAGACGGAGCCGTCCGAGAACGGGACGCCGGAGGTCTCGGACGCCGAGGGGGGTGGCGACCTCGCGATCAAGCGGCTGCGGAACGGCTCCCGGCTCGTCGGCTGCACGCGCTACCCCGAGTGTGAGTACTCGCTGCCGCTGCCGCGGCGCGGCGAGGTCGAGGTGACCGAAGAGACCTGCGACGAACACGGGTTGCCGCATCTGCTCGTCGTCGACGACGGCGAGGGCGAACCCTGGGAGCTCGGCTGCCCGATCTGTAACTACGCCGAGTACAGGGAGCGACAGGCCGCCTCGGAGATCGAGGATCTCGACGGCGTCGGGGCCAAGACCGCCGAGAAGCTCGCAGCGGCGGGCATCGGCTCGATCGACGACCTCCGGGGTGCCGACGCCGCGGCGATCGCCGACGAGGTACAGGGCGTTTCGGAGGATCGCCTCCGAGAGTGGCAGGCCGAGGTGAACGCGGGCGCCGTCGCGGATTAA
- a CDS encoding MBL fold metallo-hydrolase gives MRIERIPIEVSTRAPTGRTAAYLLGGEDALLVDPAAPDGRLEAALDRVDDVAVTHHHADHVGGVRACAEAADATVWCRYGREAAFADAAGVDPDRTFREGGRIPAGDGAVTVHETPGHAPEHVAFAVDGDLLVGDLAVTEGSVVVGAPEGDMRSYLSSLRRVRAMAPERLYPGHGPVAEAPRSVCERLLRRRLDREARVLAAVEAGDRAVADILDSTYDRDLAGVRDLAGMTVRAHLDKLHHEGRVEWDGSRADPA, from the coding sequence ATGCGGATCGAACGCATCCCGATCGAGGTGTCGACCCGCGCGCCGACCGGCCGGACCGCGGCGTACCTCCTTGGCGGCGAGGACGCTCTACTCGTCGACCCGGCCGCGCCCGACGGCCGCCTTGAGGCAGCCCTCGACCGCGTCGACGACGTCGCCGTCACCCACCACCACGCCGACCACGTCGGGGGCGTTCGGGCCTGCGCCGAGGCCGCCGACGCGACGGTGTGGTGTCGGTACGGCCGGGAGGCGGCGTTCGCCGACGCGGCCGGGGTCGACCCCGATCGGACGTTTCGGGAGGGCGGGCGGATTCCCGCCGGCGACGGGGCGGTCACCGTCCACGAGACGCCGGGACACGCCCCGGAACACGTCGCCTTCGCCGTCGACGGCGACCTCCTCGTCGGCGACCTCGCCGTCACCGAGGGCAGCGTCGTGGTCGGCGCGCCCGAGGGCGACATGCGCTCGTATCTCAGTTCCCTGCGCCGGGTCCGGGCGATGGCCCCCGAACGGCTCTACCCCGGCCACGGCCCGGTGGCCGAGGCTCCGCGGTCGGTCTGTGAGCGACTGCTCCGACGCCGGCTCGACCGCGAGGCGCGCGTGCTAGCGGCCGTCGAGGCTGGCGACAGAGCCGTAGCCGACATCCTGGATTCGACTTACGACAGGGACCTCGCCGGCGTTCGGGACCTCGCCGGGATGACCGTCCGGGCGCATCTCGACAAACTGCACCACGAGGGCCGAGTCGAGTGGGACGGCTCGCGGGCCGATCCGGCCTGA